The Vidua macroura isolate BioBank_ID:100142 chromosome 27, ASM2450914v1, whole genome shotgun sequence genome includes a window with the following:
- the LOC128819626 gene encoding feather keratin Cos1-2-like codes for MSCCKPCDPCCQPCGPCPLANSCNECCVRQCQSSHVAIEPPAVLVTLPGPILSSFPQNTAVGSSTSAAVGNILSCGGVPISSGGFDLSCITNCYGGSRCRPC; via the coding sequence atgtcctgctgcaagCCCTGCGAcccttgctgccagccctgcggcccctgcccgctggccaacagctgcaatgagtgctgtgtcaggcagtgccagagctcccaCGTTGCCATTGAGCcgcctgctgtgctggtgaccctGCCCGggcccatcctcagctccttcccacagaacaCCGCCGTGGGATCTTCtacctctgctgctgttggcaACATCCTCAGCTGTGGCGGAGTGCCCATCAGCTCTGGGGGCTTTGACCTATCCTGCATCACCAACTGCTATGGTGGCAGCAGATGTCGTCCCTGCTAA